The genomic interval CCTTCAAGGCGGGGTTTTCCGGGAGGGGGATTGGTGCGCAGGAAACCGGACACATAGCCTGCCGGAATGCCGATACCGCGGAGGCCCGCGATCATCACATGGGCGAAGTCCTGACAGACGCCCTTGCGCAACTCGAACGCCTCGACAGGTTTGGTTTCGACGTCGGTCGCCTTGGGGTCATAGGTGAAATCGCGATGGATGGCGGTGCACAGGGCCATTGCGGTCCCCATCACCGATGGCGCACCAGCGGTTACCTCGGCTGAATAGTCGGTGATCGCATGCACCAACGGCACACGGGGCGACGCGGCGAGAAAATGATGCGGGCTATTGGGCTCGACCGACCAGTAGCGCGAGATTTCCTGGCTGAGCTGAGCCCGCGATGGCGATAGATCGGCGGGCGGATTGCTGTCTTCGACCTGAACGCGGGCGCTGAGACGAATGTCGAGATGATCGTGCTGGGCGACATAGGTCAGCGTCGTAACCGAGTTGCCGAAGAAATCGGTGAAGGTGCTGGTCTGCTGCGGGCGTGGCTCAAACGAGAGACTTGAGGCGACGACGCGCTGGGTGCCGGGCACACTGACGGGCGCAACTCGGATGAGGTGCCGCCCGCCGTGGACGGTGGCGTCATAATCGTAGTGCAGCCAGAGCCGGACATCATAGAGCATGGCGGTTACACGAAGTACGCAGCGGCCACGAGGCCGGATAGCATGCCGATACCGGCAGCCAGCTTGTCGAGGCGTTCGGGCGTCATATCGGCAGCGTCCGCCACGCGCAGTTCGGTTTCGATCTGCAGCGCAGCCTTGGCGGCAGGGGACAGTTCACCGTCGTCGATGCCGCCCGGCAGCATTTCGATCTGGCTACGAAGCTCGGTGAGCTGGAAAATGACTGCGCGTGGATTGAGCGGGTCAAGGATCAGCAGATCGACCGAGCTTTGTGTGCCAGCGCTGACCGAATAGCGGCGCCGATGCGACATGACGCTGTCGCCAACTTCGAGCAGCATTTCCAGAGACCCGTCAGGCGCGTCCTTGCTGGTGAGCCAGCTGACAACGCGGGCCATCTGGATGGCGCGTTCCAAGCGGCGGCCGAGTTCGAGGAAACGCCAGCCGGCGAAGCGGTACATGTTTTCGTGCACGAGGCCGGAGAAACCCGCCAGCTTGCGCAGCAGCACCGTCATCGAGCGCGTGGCGTCATCGCCCGGTTTGACGCGGGTGGCGAAACGTTGGGCGGTTTTCTGCAGGTCGTTGAGCGCCAGCCAGCCATCGGGTGAGAAGCGGTCGCGGATCTGTCCGGCGCTGTGTACCGCGCTGTCGATGGACGCCAGCAATCCCTGTGGCATGCCTTCGGTCACATCGACGTCGATGCTTTCGAGAAACTCGGCGCAGCGGCTGAGGATTGGCAGCTCAGCGTTGGACAGCTCGGCGAGGCGGACATTGTAGGCCCGAAGAATGCGCACAGTGGCTTCGCAGCGCTCGGCATAGCGGCCCAGCCAGATCAGATTGTCAGCGGCGCGGCTCGGCAGGCTGCCGGGCGAGTTGCGGACAAGCTTTTTGCCATCTTCTGGCAGCAGCGAAACGCGCTCGACCGGCTTTGAGGATAGTACCCAGACGTCGGCGGCCTGACCGCCACGTTGCATGGCGATGGCGCTCGTATCGAGGGTGGAGCCGACGCGGGCGAAGCCGCCGGGCATGATGGTCCAGCCGTCTGCCGTGCGGGCCGCATAGACGCGCAGCGTAATCGGGCGCGGCTGCAGCTTGCCGTCGATATAGACGGGCGCCGTGGAGAGGCGGACGGGCTCTTGACCCACATAGTCAGCGCCATTGGCACGGATGCGGTCGAGCAATGCGGCCTTCTGATCCTCCGGAATGGACGAGCCGAGCGCCGTGCCGCGCAGGTCATCGAAAGGCAGGTTGGTGGCAAAGGCCGGGCCAATCAGCAGATTGTCGAAATTGTCGATCACATGGCGCAATTCGCCAGCCTGACCGCACCACCAGGTGGCAATTTCGGGCAGCAGCAGTTTGTCGCCAAGCAGCTTGCGGGCGAGGCGCGGCATGAATGCGGAGAGGGCGCGGGTTTCGAGCAGGCCGGTGCCCAAGGCATTGATCATCGAGATCGAGCCATTGCGCAGCGCTTCGACCATGCCGGGCGTGCCGATGCGGCTATCGTAGCGCAGCTCCAGCGGATCAACGAAGGAGGCGTCCATGCGGCGCCACAACACGCTGACCGGCTTGAGCCCGGCGACGGTGCGGACCATGACCTTGCCGTCTTCGATGACAAGGTCTTCGCCTTCGAGCAGCATCAGGCCAAGATAACGGGCGATATAGGCGTGTTCGAAATAGGTTTCGTTGAGCTGGCCCGGCGTCAGGATGCCGACGCGGCCGCCGTCGCGCTTGGCGTCGGCAAAGAGGGTGTCGCGAAAGCCACGGAAGAAACCCGCCAGCCGATGCACGTTCATATCCGCATAGATGTCGGACAGAGCGCGGGTGGTGGCGACGCGATTCTCGAGCGCAAAGCCAGCGCCGGATGGAGCCTGCGCGCGGTCGCCCAGCACCCACCAGTCGCCATCGGGGCCACGGCCCAATTCGAAGGCGCAGAAATGCAGGTAGTGGCCGCTGACGGGTTTGACGCCGACCAGGGGCCGCAGGAATTCGCCGTTGCGGGCGACCAGCTCTGGCGGCAGCAGGCCTTGCTGGACCAAAGAGTTGTCGCCGTAGATGTCGGCAATAACGGTTTCGAGCAGTTCGGCGCGCTGGACGAGGCCGGCGCTGATGCGGGACCAGTCGGCTTCGCCGATCAGCAGCGGCACATGGGCTAGCGGCCAGGCGCGTTCCTTGCCTTCGGCACCGTCATATTTGCGGTAGAAAACGCCGGCGTCGCGCAGATATTGGTCGGCGCGTTCAAAGCGTGCGTTCAGCTCTTCGGGGCCCAGCTGATCGAAGGCAGCCATCAGCTGTGACCAACCCGGACGGATGTTGCCGTCCGCGTCGATCATCTCGTCGGGTACGTCCGGCTGCAGCTGATAATCCGCTATGATGCTAGGGCCGGCTGGAGGCTTGCCACGTCTATGATTCCGCATGTCCATGCGCTACCAGAAGCGCGGCGGCCGGCGCAGGTCAAGCGTCAGCGGAAACTCATCCGCAGGCTTTTCGGGGCGCAGGTCATAGCTGCCGGCGGTGTAGTTCTGCGGCACGAAACGGGCGAGGCGGCGGGCCTCGGCTTCGTTGCCATTGACCGGGAACGTGTCATAGCTGCGGCCACCCGGATGGGCGACGTGATAGACACAGCCGCCGACCGATCGCTTGGTCCAGGTGTCGTAGATGTCAAACACCAGTGGCGTGTTGACCGGCAGGGTCGGGTGAAGGCCCGAAGCGGGTTGCCACGCCTTGTAGCGCACACCGCCGACGGAAACGCCCTTGGTTTCCAAAGCCTTCAATGGGACGGGGCGCTGGTTGCAGGCGACGATGTAGCGCTCAGGATTGAGGCCTTCGAGCTTGACCTGCAGTCGTTCGACCGAGGAATCCACAAAACGCACCGTGCCGCCGATGGCGCCCTGTTCGCCCATGACGTGCCAAGGCTCGAGCGCCTGACGCAGTTCGAGCTTGATGCCTTCAAATTCAACTTCGCCGCAGAATGGGAAACGGAATTCGAGCTGGGCGGCAAACCATGCCGGGTCGAGCTTGAAGCCGTGACGTTCGAGATCGGCGAGGATGTCGAGGAAGTCCTGCCAGACATAGGCGGGCAGCATGAACCGGTCATGCAGGGTGGTGCCCCAGCGGGTGAACGGGCCATCGAGCGGGTCTGTCCAATAGCGGGCGATCAGAGCGCGGATCAGCACCTGCTGCGCCAAGGACATGCGCGCATTGGGCGGCATTTCAAAGCCGCGGAATTCGACAAGGCCGAGGCGACCGGTGGGGCCGTCCGGGGAGTAGAGCTTGTCGATGCATATTTCGGAGCGATGGGTGTTGCCGGTGACGTCAACGAGCAGATTGCGGAACAGGCGATCGACCAGCCAAGGCAGCGGCGCGGGTTCGCCTGACTGCGGATGCGGCACCTGCGCCATGGCGATTTCGAGTTCGTAGAGGCTGTCGTGGCGGGCCTCGTCAAAGCGAGGCGCCTGGCTGGTTGGGCCGATGAACAGGCCTGAAAACAGGTAGCTCATTGAGGGGTGGCGCTGCCAATGCAGCACCAGCGACTTGAGCAGATCCGGACGGCGCAGGAACGGGCTGTCATGCGGCGTGGCGCCGCCGACAACGACGTGGTTGCCGCCGCCGGTGCCGGTGTGGCGGCCGTCGATCATGAACTTGTCGGCGCCTAGGCGCGACTGACGAGCCTCTTCGTAGATCGCGGTGGTGGTCGCAACGCAATCGTCCCAGTTTGAGGCTGGGTGGATGTTGACCTCGATGACGCCGGGATCGGGCGCGACGCGGATGACATTGAGGCGCGGATCGTGGGGCGGAGCGTAGCCTTCAAGGTGCACCGACTGGCCGATTTCGCGGGCGGCGGCTTCGGTGGCGGCCACAAGCTCCAGATAATCCTCGAGCTTTTCGACCGGTGGCAGGAAAACGCAGAGGCGGTGATCGCGGACTTCGGCGGTGACGGCAGTGCGCACCTCGCCGAGGATTTCGCTGATTTCCTGCTCGGTGCGATCCTGCTGCTCGCTTGCGGCAGTAAAGGACGATGCGGCTTGCGCTCGTGGATCGGCTTCCAGCCCGCTTTTCTGGCGAGCCAGCACTTCGACTGGGTCAGGTAGAGGACCGCGCGGGGCACCGGGGTCTTGCGCCACGACATGCGGATATTCTGTGGGCTTGAGATGTTTGAGCGAGCTCAGCGGCAGCCGGTATCCGGCTGGGCTATCGCCGGGCGCGAGGAAAAGCTTGCCGCGGCGGGTCTTCCACGTCTCGGTGAGCCATGGGCTGGATGCAGCAGCGTTCCAACGCTGGACGGGCAGGACATAGCCGGTGGGGTTGGTCAGGCCGCGCTCGAACACTTTTGCGATGCGCGAGCGGGCTTCGGGATCGGCCAGTTCGGAATTGGCCGGATCGACGTTCTGCGGAAGGTTTGCTTCCTTGAGCAGCCACTCGCCGGGGTCCTCATAGGCTTCGGCAATGGTTTCGCCTGTGAGGCCAAGATTGCGGGCGAAAGCCTGCAAGAAGGCGGCTGCATGCTGGTGGTTTGCATCGGTCTTGACACCTTCGCGGGCGATCAGCTTTTCGTCGCTCCAGACGGGTTTGCCGTCGACGCGCCAATAGAGCGAAAAGGTCCAGCGCGGTAGCGTTTCGCCGGGATACCATTTGCCCTGACCGTAATGCAGCATGCCGTTGGGCGCAAAGCGGCTGCGGAGGCGCCGGATCAGGTCATCGGCGAGGACGCGCTTAGTGGGGCCGACGGCGCCGGTGTTCCATTCGTCGGCTTCAAAGTCGTCAATGGACACAAAAGTCGGTTCGCCGCCCATGGTGAGGCGGACATCGTTATCGACCAGAACCTTGTCGATCTGTTTGCCGAGCGCGTTGAGTTCGTCCCAGCTGTCATCCGAGAACGGCTTGGTGATACGCGGGTGTTCGGCGACACGGGTGACCTTCATGTCGAAGGCGAAGTCAACCTCGGCATAGGAGGCAAAGCCAGAGATCGGCGCGGCATTGCGGAAATGAGGGGTGGCGGCCAGCGGCACGTGGCTTTCGCCCGTGAGCAAGCCTGACGTGGGGTCGAGGCCAACCCAGCCGGCGCCGGGAAGATAGACTTCACACCAGGCGTGTAGATCGGTGAAATCGTGATCGGTGCCGGCAGGGCCATCGAGCGAGACCAGATCGGGCTTGAGCTGGATCAGGTAGCCCGAGACAAAACGGGCAGCGAGGCCGAGATTGCGCAGGGTTTGCACCAGCAGCCAGCTGGAATCGCGGCAGCTGCCCTTGGCATTGCCCAGCGTTTCTTCCGGCGACCAGACGCCCGTTTCCATGCGCACGATATAGGCAATGTGCTGCTGGATGGAGGCGTTGATGGCGGTGACGAAATTGACCGTATTGGTCGGGGTCTTGTTGATGCCGTCGATAAAGCGCTGCAGCAGCGGGCCAACTGGCTCGGGCTGCATGTAAATGGAGAGATCAGCCCGGATGTCTTCGGGGTATTGGAAAGGCCAGATCTCGGCGCTTTCTTCGACGAAGAAATCGAATGGATTATAGACCGTCATATCGGCGACGAGATCGACTTCGATCTTGAGTTCTGTCACCGGCTCGGGAAAGACGAAACGCGTCAGGAAATTGCCGTAGGGGTCCTGCTGCACGTTGACGAAGTGCAATGAGGGCGAGACCTTCAGCGAATAGCTGAGCACCTTAGTCTTGGAGTGTGGCGCTGGTTGCAGCCGGATGATCTGCGGCTGCAGATAGACCGGACGATCATATTTGTAGTGCGTCAGATGGTAGACGGCTGCTTTGATCGACATACGTTCGCGTCGCTCGTTTCATGCCAAGAATTTGACTTCCCGATGAACAGCTTAGCGGTGTTTGGGCGCGGGGGATAGGTGATTGGTGGCCGGGCGGGAGAATGTTGAACACTGTGTCATTCCCATGCGCTAGCGCTG from Devosia sp. 2618 carries:
- a CDS encoding transglutaminase family protein; the encoded protein is MLYDVRLWLHYDYDATVHGGRHLIRVAPVSVPGTQRVVASSLSFEPRPQQTSTFTDFFGNSVTTLTYVAQHDHLDIRLSARVQVEDSNPPADLSPSRAQLSQEISRYWSVEPNSPHHFLAASPRVPLVHAITDYSAEVTAGAPSVMGTAMALCTAIHRDFTYDPKATDVETKPVEAFELRKGVCQDFAHVMIAGLRGIGIPAGYVSGFLRTNPPPGKPRLEGADAMHAWVRVWCGQHAGWVEFDPTNAMIAGQDHISIGHGRDYADISPIVGVLKTHGSHETTQSVDVLRVE
- a CDS encoding circularly permuted type 2 ATP-grasp protein; the encoded protein is MDMRNHRRGKPPAGPSIIADYQLQPDVPDEMIDADGNIRPGWSQLMAAFDQLGPEELNARFERADQYLRDAGVFYRKYDGAEGKERAWPLAHVPLLIGEADWSRISAGLVQRAELLETVIADIYGDNSLVQQGLLPPELVARNGEFLRPLVGVKPVSGHYLHFCAFELGRGPDGDWWVLGDRAQAPSGAGFALENRVATTRALSDIYADMNVHRLAGFFRGFRDTLFADAKRDGGRVGILTPGQLNETYFEHAYIARYLGLMLLEGEDLVIEDGKVMVRTVAGLKPVSVLWRRMDASFVDPLELRYDSRIGTPGMVEALRNGSISMINALGTGLLETRALSAFMPRLARKLLGDKLLLPEIATWWCGQAGELRHVIDNFDNLLIGPAFATNLPFDDLRGTALGSSIPEDQKAALLDRIRANGADYVGQEPVRLSTAPVYIDGKLQPRPITLRVYAARTADGWTIMPGGFARVGSTLDTSAIAMQRGGQAADVWVLSSKPVERVSLLPEDGKKLVRNSPGSLPSRAADNLIWLGRYAERCEATVRILRAYNVRLAELSNAELPILSRCAEFLESIDVDVTEGMPQGLLASIDSAVHSAGQIRDRFSPDGWLALNDLQKTAQRFATRVKPGDDATRSMTVLLRKLAGFSGLVHENMYRFAGWRFLELGRRLERAIQMARVVSWLTSKDAPDGSLEMLLEVGDSVMSHRRRYSVSAGTQSSVDLLILDPLNPRAVIFQLTELRSQIEMLPGGIDDGELSPAAKAALQIETELRVADAADMTPERLDKLAAGIGMLSGLVAAAYFV
- a CDS encoding transglutaminase family protein, producing MSIKAAVYHLTHYKYDRPVYLQPQIIRLQPAPHSKTKVLSYSLKVSPSLHFVNVQQDPYGNFLTRFVFPEPVTELKIEVDLVADMTVYNPFDFFVEESAEIWPFQYPEDIRADLSIYMQPEPVGPLLQRFIDGINKTPTNTVNFVTAINASIQQHIAYIVRMETGVWSPEETLGNAKGSCRDSSWLLVQTLRNLGLAARFVSGYLIQLKPDLVSLDGPAGTDHDFTDLHAWCEVYLPGAGWVGLDPTSGLLTGESHVPLAATPHFRNAAPISGFASYAEVDFAFDMKVTRVAEHPRITKPFSDDSWDELNALGKQIDKVLVDNDVRLTMGGEPTFVSIDDFEADEWNTGAVGPTKRVLADDLIRRLRSRFAPNGMLHYGQGKWYPGETLPRWTFSLYWRVDGKPVWSDEKLIAREGVKTDANHQHAAAFLQAFARNLGLTGETIAEAYEDPGEWLLKEANLPQNVDPANSELADPEARSRIAKVFERGLTNPTGYVLPVQRWNAAASSPWLTETWKTRRGKLFLAPGDSPAGYRLPLSSLKHLKPTEYPHVVAQDPGAPRGPLPDPVEVLARQKSGLEADPRAQAASSFTAASEQQDRTEQEISEILGEVRTAVTAEVRDHRLCVFLPPVEKLEDYLELVAATEAAAREIGQSVHLEGYAPPHDPRLNVIRVAPDPGVIEVNIHPASNWDDCVATTTAIYEEARQSRLGADKFMIDGRHTGTGGGNHVVVGGATPHDSPFLRRPDLLKSLVLHWQRHPSMSYLFSGLFIGPTSQAPRFDEARHDSLYELEIAMAQVPHPQSGEPAPLPWLVDRLFRNLLVDVTGNTHRSEICIDKLYSPDGPTGRLGLVEFRGFEMPPNARMSLAQQVLIRALIARYWTDPLDGPFTRWGTTLHDRFMLPAYVWQDFLDILADLERHGFKLDPAWFAAQLEFRFPFCGEVEFEGIKLELRQALEPWHVMGEQGAIGGTVRFVDSSVERLQVKLEGLNPERYIVACNQRPVPLKALETKGVSVGGVRYKAWQPASGLHPTLPVNTPLVFDIYDTWTKRSVGGCVYHVAHPGGRSYDTFPVNGNEAEARRLARFVPQNYTAGSYDLRPEKPADEFPLTLDLRRPPRFW